The Psychrobacillus sp. FSL K6-4046 DNA window GCGAAAGGAAGTTTGTTTTGAAAAAATCAAAAGTTATCATACCAATCATGGTAATTGTGGTCGTGTTGGCAGCCATTCTTTTATCTCAAGAAGAATATAATGAAGTCACTATTATAAATAAGATTCTTATCGCACTTGGTGCAGCTATTGTGTCCTCTTCCATAGGTTATATCCTCTTAAAACCAGACATCGACAAGGTAGATCCAAAACCATCAGCTAATCATACAGAGAATAAAAAGAAGGGAAGCGGAAAATAATCTGTTTCCCTTTTTACTTCACTAGATAGGAGCGACTAGCATGCTAGAAAATGCAACACAGTTACTACAGGAATATTATGGCTATGACTCTTTCAGAGAAGGGCAAGAGAAAGTAATCAATTATGTAATGAATGGCAAATCGAGCCTGTGTGTTATGCCTACTGGAGGTGGTAAATCTCTTTGCTATCAAATTCCCTCTCTATTATTAGATGGGACGACTATAGTAATTTCACCATTGATTTCCTTGATGAAGGATCAGGTGGATACCTTATTGCAGGCAGGTATACCCGCAACATTCATAAATAGTACATTATCTTCTGAAGAAGTACGAGAAACGATGGAAGAGGTTCTAAATGGCCAATATCGAATGCTTTATATAGCTCCAGAGCGTTTGGAATCACAAGCCTTTTTGAACCAATTAAAAAAAGTGAAGGTACCGTTAATTGCAGTCGATGAGGCACACTGTATCTCTCAGTGGGGTCATGATTTTCGTCCCAGCTACCGTGCGATTCATCGATTAAAGGATGTATTCACGGAACAGCCTGTTGTTCTTGCATTAACAGCAACAGCGACACCAGCTGTACGAGACGATATTTGTCGTTTATTACAAATTCGAGATGAAAATACGGTTATAACTGGATTTGCTCGCTCAAATCTATCGTTCTCTGTTGTGCTCGGCCAAGATAAGAATAAATTCTTAAAAGAATTTATTAAAAAGAATGCACAGGAAGTCGGCATTATATATGCAGCAACGAGAAAAACAGTAGATTTGTTATATGATTTATTAAACAAGGCAGGAGTCAAAGCGGCTAAATACCATGCCGGATTACCTGAGGCCTTTAGAAACAAGGAGCAGGAGCGGTTTCTTACAGATGAGGCACAGGTGATGGTTGCTACAAATGCCTTCGGAATGGGAATTGATAAATCGAATGTCCGATATGTCATTCACTATCAGCTTCCTAAAAACATGGAAAGTTATTATCAAGAGGCTGGAAGAGCTGGCCGAGATGGACTACCGAGTGAATGTGTGGTTCTCTATGCATCGCAGGATGTACAAACACAGCGATTCTTAATCGATCAGGCATTAGACCGAGATAGAATTCCTCAAGAATTAGAAAAACTACAAGGGATGGTAGATTATTGCCATACAGAAAACTGCTTACAGCAATATATTGTGCAATATTTTGGAGAGCCCAATGGAGATATTTGTGGTCAATGTGGAAATTGTACAGATTCTAGAGAAATGCAGGACGTTACAAAGGAAGTACAAATGGTTTTGTCTTGCGTGGTTAGAATGGGACAAAGATTTGGTAAGACGATTACCGCTCAGGTGCTAACAGGTTCAGAAAACAAAAAGGTAATAGAGTTTGGATTTCAAAAACTATCTACTTATGGGATATTAAAGGCTCAATCCTTAAAAGAAGTGTTAGGGCTTATGGAGTTTATGATTGCAGAAGGATTACTTCTAGTGAACCAGGGAAGTATGCCGACGATTTATATTTCGGATGCAGGAAAAGAAGTATTGTTAGGGAAGAGAAAGATCATGCGTAAGGGAGTAGCAGTCACAAAGCAGATTGCTAAGAATGACCCGTTATTTGAAGGGTTAAGAGTGCTTCGGAAAAAAATTGCGGACGAAGCTGGTGTTCCACCGTTTGTTATATTTTCTGATAAAACATTACAAGACATGTGCGTAAAGCGTCCGCAAACCGAAGATGAGTTACTAGATGTACATGGAGTTGGTGCTAATAAGCGTGACAAATATGGTCAAGCTTTTCTAGAAGAAATACTCCGTTATATCACCGTATAGTTTTTATGTGATACTACTGTAAGATTCGAAGGAACATTAATTTTCTTCGCATCCTCCATAGATATTTCGACAATAACAGATTGCTCTAGGATTTTAAAAATAGTACCTTGTACTTCAACATCATTGCGTGTAAAAGAGATCTTCTCATCAATTTTCCGTGCTGCCACGAAAGGTGAAACATCCTTAGGTTGTCGTTGGAAACTCATGTATCTGCCTCTTTTCTAATATATTCACTCACAGAGCGATATAGTAATTATACCACAAAATTGGGTTGAAAATTGTAGTTTAAGATTATTAAAAAGAGATTCCCTACGAATATTGTCGAATTGTAGTTTGGCCAATGACACTAGCACATTTTATGTTTGAGATGACCCCATTTGCACATGATAGAAGTAAGGCAAGAAAAAGAACGCGGAAGATAAATTAGGCTTTAACTAAGAGGAGATTATGCAGAATGCATTTTAACGAATTTAAATTAGATGATAAAATATTGCAAGCAATTGAACAACTAGGTTACACAGAGCCAACAGAAGTCCAACAAAAGGTTATCCCAGTAGCCTTATCAAAGAAAGACATTCTGGTGAAATCGAAAACAGGTAGTGGGAAGACTGCCGCATTTGCCACTCCTTTATGTGAGCTAGTAGATTGGGAAGAAAATAAGCCACAAGCTTTAGTTTTAACCCCAACAAGAGAGCTTGCAGTGCAGGTTCAGGAAGACATCACAAATATCGGTCGCTATAAACGAATTAAAGGATTAGCGTTGTATGGAAAATCTCCATTTGCAAAGCAAAAGCTGGCATTAAAGCAAAAAACACATATTGTAGTTGGAACTCCAGGTCGTGTGTTAGATCATATAGAAAAAGGAACATTGGACGTATCCAAAATAGAATACTTAGTAATTGATGAAGCAGATGAAATGTTAAACATGGGTTTTCTTGAACAAGTAGAATCTATTATAAAACTGCTTCCTAAAAAACGTACGACTATGCTATTCTCTGCAACCTTGTCACAGGAGATAAAAACGTTAAGCGGCAGATATATGAATGATGCGGTATCAATAGAAATAGACGCAGCTGAAGAAGATGCGCCTAAAATTGAGCATTTAAAATATATAGTGAAAGATGACCAGAAGCTAGCCTTCATAGAAAAGCTGACGATTACAGAAAATCCGGATAGCTGTATTGTATTTTGCCGGACAAAAGAGCGTGTAGATCAATTAGTAGACGCATTAGACAATAAAGGCTATACGGCAGATAAGATTCACGGTGGTATGATGCAGGAAGATCGCTTTGAGGTAATGGATGATTTCAGAAAAGGAGAATTCCGTTATTTGATCGCTACGGATGTCGCAGCACGTGGTATTGATATTGAAGATATTACGCACGTAATCCATTATGATGTGCCGTTAGAGCAAGAAAGCTATGTACATCGTACAGGTAGAACAGGAAGAGCTGGCAGAAGCGGAAAGTCGATTATGCTTGCGACTCCTCATGAAGACAAATTTGTAAAAGAGATTGAAGCATTTATTGGCTTTGAAATTCCAACTGGACGTGAAATTACGGCAGAAATGGTTGCTCAAAACAGAGCAGCGTTTGATCTTAAGATGCAGGAGCAGCCAGAAGCTAAGAAATCAAAAGGCGAGCAGCTGAATGTTAATATTACTAAGCTATATTTCAATGGTGGTAAGAAAAAGAAAATCAGAGCGGTAGACTTCGTAGGGACAATTGCCAAAATCGAGGGAGTTTCTGCTGACGATATAGGTATTATTACTATTCAAGATAACGTTTCATACGTTGAAATTCTAAATGGTAAAGGACCTCTAGTATTGAAAAAAATGAGAAACACAACGATTAAGGGTAAGCTTTTAAAAGTCCATATTGCTCATAAATAAGATATTTAATAGAAGAAAAAAACACCTCTAAAGAGTGATCTAGAGGTGTTTTTTCGTCTATTTTAAAGATAAATGTTGATTAAAGATGTACAAAAAATAAGCTGGGAAATGTCCAAACTCATTTTTATGTACTTTTTTTACTAAAGCTCTCGTGTGTTAAATAAGTTACTGGATATTTAAGTAGAGAAAATAACTAGCTTTTCCTTCCTCCCAGTGCCCTGTGACTCTGAATATAAATTTACCTTTAAGTTGTGAAAGGTCTAATTCATCAAAGGTCCCTGTGACATTACTTTCCGATTCCCATATTATGACCTGATAATCAGTTGGAGCTTTTTCAAATTTTAGTACAACCTCTGAATTTGAGCTTACAGTTGTTAACTTATCAATATTTTCTAAGCTAGGCGGTGGAATAGATTCTGTCTCAATGGTAGCCATTGAATCTTCATATTCATCGTAATAACTCCAACTGTAGCCGATTAAAAATGGACGGATGGTCTCTTCTCCTATTGATATAGATAAGCCTGGTGGAAGTTTAGATGTATTTTTATTTTCCGTCGGTATTTCGTCATTATTAACGTTGACGATCCTTTCTTCCTTACTCGAACATCCCATAATTATTGTAAGTGTTATAAGCAAAGAAATAACTATCTTAATTTTTATCACACCTCATTTCTTTTTATAAGTGAGTCAAATTCCTAATCTTAACTATTAAACACCTGTAAAAATCTTAAGGATGAAATTGATTAAATATTAGAATGGTCTATAGCTATTATGTAGAGAGAAATCAATTTTTATTTAGCTCATCTAACTTTTTCAATACGGTATCTAACTTTTGGTTAATTAGCTGTTTTTCTTTAGTTGAATTTCTCAAACCTTTAATAGCGATAAAAATAATAGCAATAACTAGAACAATAAAAATCAAAAATATTAAAGTCGCTATAACATCATCCAGATTCAAAGTCATTAATTAAACCCCCTAAATACTGTAATTACTTTTTTATTCTCCTCCAAATCAATGATGCTATAAGAAGTAGAACTCCCACTGACGCTCCAATAAGTTGGTCTACTAGAATTTCATTCGTTCTAAAATAACGAATGACCAAAGTTCCACCGAAAATAACAATCATTGTTAGCGATAATTGAATAAAGTAAGTATTAATTTTAATAATCAATTCCCCCAGCAACATACTTTTAAATATTTTAACATAAATATCCAATTTAAAAGGTTATCAAATTGT harbors:
- the recQ gene encoding DNA helicase RecQ, translated to MLENATQLLQEYYGYDSFREGQEKVINYVMNGKSSLCVMPTGGGKSLCYQIPSLLLDGTTIVISPLISLMKDQVDTLLQAGIPATFINSTLSSEEVRETMEEVLNGQYRMLYIAPERLESQAFLNQLKKVKVPLIAVDEAHCISQWGHDFRPSYRAIHRLKDVFTEQPVVLALTATATPAVRDDICRLLQIRDENTVITGFARSNLSFSVVLGQDKNKFLKEFIKKNAQEVGIIYAATRKTVDLLYDLLNKAGVKAAKYHAGLPEAFRNKEQERFLTDEAQVMVATNAFGMGIDKSNVRYVIHYQLPKNMESYYQEAGRAGRDGLPSECVVLYASQDVQTQRFLIDQALDRDRIPQELEKLQGMVDYCHTENCLQQYIVQYFGEPNGDICGQCGNCTDSREMQDVTKEVQMVLSCVVRMGQRFGKTITAQVLTGSENKKVIEFGFQKLSTYGILKAQSLKEVLGLMEFMIAEGLLLVNQGSMPTIYISDAGKEVLLGKRKIMRKGVAVTKQIAKNDPLFEGLRVLRKKIADEAGVPPFVIFSDKTLQDMCVKRPQTEDELLDVHGVGANKRDKYGQAFLEEILRYITV
- a CDS encoding DUF2187 family protein; this encodes MSFQRQPKDVSPFVAARKIDEKISFTRNDVEVQGTIFKILEQSVIVEISMEDAKKINVPSNLTVVSHKNYTVI
- a CDS encoding DEAD/DEAH box helicase; this encodes MHFNEFKLDDKILQAIEQLGYTEPTEVQQKVIPVALSKKDILVKSKTGSGKTAAFATPLCELVDWEENKPQALVLTPTRELAVQVQEDITNIGRYKRIKGLALYGKSPFAKQKLALKQKTHIVVGTPGRVLDHIEKGTLDVSKIEYLVIDEADEMLNMGFLEQVESIIKLLPKKRTTMLFSATLSQEIKTLSGRYMNDAVSIEIDAAEEDAPKIEHLKYIVKDDQKLAFIEKLTITENPDSCIVFCRTKERVDQLVDALDNKGYTADKIHGGMMQEDRFEVMDDFRKGEFRYLIATDVAARGIDIEDITHVIHYDVPLEQESYVHRTGRTGRAGRSGKSIMLATPHEDKFVKEIEAFIGFEIPTGREITAEMVAQNRAAFDLKMQEQPEAKKSKGEQLNVNITKLYFNGGKKKKIRAVDFVGTIAKIEGVSADDIGIITIQDNVSYVEILNGKGPLVLKKMRNTTIKGKLLKVHIAHK